In Synechococcus sp. CB0101, a genomic segment contains:
- the guaA gene encoding glutamine-hydrolyzing GMP synthase, producing MSNVTPTAIGETDRHPAIVILDFGSQYSELIARRVRETEVYSLVMGYSTTAEELKAINPKGIILSGGPSSVYAEHAPLCDPEIWNLGIPVLGVCYGMQLMVQQLGGSVVAAGRAEYGKAPLFVDDPTDLLTNVDEGSTMWMSHGDSVERLPDGFVRLAHTDNTPEAAVADHTRRLYGVQFHPEVVHSTCGMALLRNFVYHICGCLPDWTTAAFIDEAVADVRRQVGDKRVLLALSGGVDSSTLAFLLHKAIGDQLTCMFIDQGFMRKGEPEFLVEFFDKRFHINVEYINARERFINKLEGVTDPEEKRKLIGTEFIRVFEEESKRLGPFDYLAQGTLYPDVIESAGTNVDPKTGERVAVKIKSHHNVGGLPKDLQFKLVEPLRKLFKDEVRKVGRTLGLPEEIVGRHPFPGPGLAIRILGEVTSDKLDILRDADLIVREEIKTAGLYHEIWQAFAVLLPVRSVGVMGDKRTYAFPVVLRCVSSEDGMTADWSRLPYDLLETISNRIVNEVKGVNRVVLDITSKPPGTIEWE from the coding sequence ATGTCGAACGTGACCCCCACCGCCATCGGCGAAACCGATCGTCATCCGGCGATTGTGATTCTGGATTTCGGTTCTCAGTATTCCGAGCTGATTGCCCGGCGTGTGCGCGAAACCGAGGTGTATTCCCTGGTGATGGGATATAGCACCACCGCGGAGGAGCTGAAGGCGATCAATCCTAAGGGGATCATTCTCAGCGGTGGCCCCAGCTCGGTGTATGCCGAGCACGCACCTTTGTGTGATCCCGAGATCTGGAATCTGGGGATTCCTGTGCTCGGTGTGTGTTACGGCATGCAGCTGATGGTGCAGCAGCTGGGGGGTTCGGTGGTGGCAGCTGGCCGCGCCGAATACGGCAAGGCGCCGCTATTCGTTGACGATCCCACCGATCTGCTCACCAATGTGGATGAAGGATCCACGATGTGGATGAGCCACGGTGATTCCGTGGAGCGGCTGCCGGATGGCTTCGTGCGTCTGGCCCACACCGACAACACGCCCGAGGCGGCGGTGGCCGACCACACCCGCCGGCTGTATGGCGTGCAGTTCCACCCCGAAGTGGTGCATTCCACTTGCGGCATGGCTTTGCTGCGCAACTTCGTTTATCACATTTGTGGTTGCCTGCCGGATTGGACCACTGCCGCCTTCATTGATGAGGCGGTGGCCGATGTGCGCCGCCAGGTGGGTGATAAGCGGGTGCTGCTTGCGCTTTCGGGAGGTGTGGATTCGTCCACGCTCGCCTTCCTGCTGCACAAGGCGATCGGCGATCAGCTCACCTGCATGTTCATCGACCAGGGCTTCATGCGCAAAGGCGAGCCCGAGTTTCTGGTGGAGTTCTTTGATAAGCGCTTCCACATCAATGTGGAATACATCAATGCCCGCGAGCGCTTCATTAACAAGCTCGAAGGGGTCACGGATCCCGAAGAAAAGCGCAAGCTGATCGGCACGGAATTCATCCGGGTGTTCGAAGAGGAGAGCAAGCGCCTCGGGCCCTTTGATTACCTCGCCCAGGGCACCCTCTATCCGGACGTGATCGAGAGCGCCGGCACCAACGTGGATCCCAAAACGGGTGAGCGGGTGGCGGTGAAGATCAAGAGCCACCACAACGTGGGCGGCCTCCCCAAAGACCTCCAGTTCAAGCTGGTGGAGCCGCTGCGCAAGCTCTTTAAAGATGAGGTGCGCAAAGTGGGCCGCACCCTCGGCCTGCCCGAGGAGATCGTGGGCCGTCACCCGTTCCCGGGACCCGGCTTGGCGATTCGCATCCTTGGCGAAGTCACCAGCGACAAGCTCGACATCCTGCGCGATGCCGATCTGATCGTGCGCGAAGAGATCAAGACCGCCGGCCTCTATCACGAGATCTGGCAGGCCTTTGCGGTGCTCCTGCCCGTTCGCAGCGTGGGGGTGATGGGCGATAAGCGCACCTATGCCTTCCCGGTGGTGCTGCGCTGCGTCTCGAGTGAAGACGGCATGACCGCCGACTGGTCGCGCCTGCCCTACGACCTGCTGGAGACCATCTCCAACCGGATCGTGAATGAGGTGAAGGGCGTGAACCGCGTGGTGCTCGACATCACCAGCAAGCCCCCCGGCACGATCGAGTGGGAGTGA
- the cbiD gene encoding cobalt-precorrin-5B (C(1))-methyltransferase CbiD, whose amino-acid sequence MTSSGYTLPVWVAAAAVAAVQRLCGEAPLSAVAPNVLLQLQPDAVAPELPPLVAVAVEGAALLGPDRALGISRCEPGDGLDLTRGLAVWVEARWREPRPGESWLQLEAGEGVGVLAGSTELCVSAFARALLACNLQPLLPDRCGLTLRITLPGGRQLAQRTSNEAFGVVDGLALIGTQAAVQRSADPDQLARARAELVRRAADPALARDLVLVIGENGLDLAPSLGLPAPLLLKAGNWIGPLMVAAAEQGVERLLLFGYQGKLIKLAGGIFHTHHHLADGRLEVLTTQAALLGLPLEQLQRLARAASVDEALRELAAEDGAAAQALQQQLAGAIEERSTAYVARHGQHGLRIGAVLFDRGRRLCAQGPGGAELLQAFRARDLG is encoded by the coding sequence ATGACCAGTTCCGGCTACACCCTGCCGGTGTGGGTGGCCGCTGCCGCTGTGGCGGCGGTGCAGCGTCTCTGCGGCGAGGCGCCCTTGAGCGCCGTGGCTCCGAACGTGCTGCTGCAGTTGCAGCCGGATGCCGTTGCGCCTGAGCTGCCGCCGCTGGTGGCGGTGGCTGTTGAAGGTGCGGCGTTGCTGGGGCCGGATCGGGCTCTGGGGATCAGCCGCTGCGAGCCCGGTGATGGCCTGGATCTCACTCGGGGCCTGGCGGTGTGGGTGGAAGCCCGCTGGAGGGAACCGCGGCCCGGGGAGTCGTGGTTGCAGTTGGAGGCGGGTGAGGGTGTTGGGGTGTTGGCCGGCAGCACTGAGCTCTGTGTTTCGGCGTTTGCCCGTGCACTGCTCGCCTGCAACCTGCAGCCCCTGTTGCCGGATCGGTGCGGTCTGACGCTGCGCATCACCCTGCCGGGGGGACGGCAGTTGGCCCAGCGCACCAGCAATGAGGCCTTTGGGGTGGTGGATGGTTTGGCGTTGATCGGCACGCAGGCGGCGGTGCAGCGCAGCGCCGATCCCGATCAGTTGGCCCGCGCCCGCGCTGAGCTGGTGCGGCGTGCCGCTGATCCCGCTCTCGCCAGGGATCTGGTGCTGGTGATCGGTGAGAACGGGCTGGATCTGGCTCCCAGCCTTGGCTTGCCAGCCCCGTTGCTGCTCAAGGCCGGCAACTGGATCGGCCCGCTGATGGTGGCGGCGGCGGAGCAGGGGGTGGAGCGGTTGCTGTTGTTCGGCTACCAGGGCAAGTTGATCAAGCTCGCCGGCGGCATCTTCCACACCCACCACCATCTGGCGGATGGCCGTCTGGAGGTGCTCACCACCCAGGCGGCGCTGCTCGGGTTGCCCCTGGAGCAGCTGCAGCGCCTGGCGCGGGCCGCCAGCGTGGATGAGGCGCTGCGCGAGCTGGCGGCAGAGGATGGAGCGGCGGCTCAGGCTTTGCAGCAGCAGCTGGCGGGTGCCATCGAGGAGCGCAGCACCGCTTACGTGGCGCGGCATGGCCAGCATGGTTTGCGGATCGGGGCGGTGTTGTTCGATCGCGGGCGCCGCCTCTGCGCTCAGGGGCCTGGTGGAGCTGAGTTGCTGCAGGCCTTCAGGGCCCGAGATCTAGGGTGA
- a CDS encoding alanine--glyoxylate aminotransferase family protein encodes MQDKLTLMIPGPTPVPETVLQAMGRHPIGHRSADFQKIVRRTTEQLQWLHQTKNDVLVITGSGTAAMEAGIINVLSKGDKVLCGDNGKFGERWVKVAKAYGLDVQVVKAEWGQPLDPEAFRSALEADSAKAIKAVILTHSETSTGVINDLETIAKHVKAHGTALTIADCVTSLGACSVPMDAWGIDVIGSGSQKGYMMPPGLAFVAMSDRAWAAAERSDLPKFYLDLAKYRKSAHADSNPFTPAINLYFALEAALEMMQAEGLEAIFARHARHRAAAQAGMKAIGLPLYAAEGCGSPAITAVAPDGIDAESLRKKVKERFDILLAGGQDHLKGHVFRIGHLGFVCDRDVLTAVAAIEATLQELGLHKGTPGAGVAACAAALAS; translated from the coding sequence ATGCAGGACAAGCTCACCCTGATGATCCCCGGCCCCACCCCGGTGCCGGAAACCGTCCTGCAGGCCATGGGTCGCCACCCCATCGGTCACCGCAGCGCCGACTTCCAGAAGATCGTGCGCCGCACCACCGAACAGCTGCAGTGGCTGCATCAGACCAAGAACGACGTCCTGGTGATCACCGGCAGCGGCACCGCCGCCATGGAGGCCGGAATCATCAACGTGCTGAGCAAGGGCGACAAGGTGCTCTGCGGCGACAACGGCAAGTTTGGTGAGCGCTGGGTGAAGGTGGCCAAGGCCTATGGCCTGGATGTGCAGGTGGTGAAGGCCGAGTGGGGCCAACCCCTCGATCCCGAAGCCTTCCGCAGTGCTCTCGAGGCCGATAGCGCCAAGGCGATCAAGGCTGTGATCCTCACCCACTCCGAAACCTCCACCGGAGTGATCAACGATCTCGAAACGATCGCCAAACACGTGAAGGCCCACGGCACCGCCCTCACCATCGCCGACTGCGTCACCAGCCTCGGCGCCTGCAGCGTGCCGATGGATGCCTGGGGGATCGACGTGATCGGCTCCGGCTCCCAGAAGGGCTACATGATGCCCCCGGGCCTGGCCTTCGTGGCCATGAGCGATCGCGCCTGGGCCGCTGCCGAGCGCTCCGATCTGCCGAAGTTCTATCTGGATCTGGCGAAATACCGCAAATCGGCCCACGCCGACAGCAACCCCTTCACGCCCGCCATCAACCTCTACTTCGCCCTGGAAGCGGCGCTGGAGATGATGCAGGCCGAGGGCCTCGAGGCGATCTTTGCCCGCCATGCCCGCCACCGCGCCGCGGCCCAGGCCGGCATGAAGGCGATCGGCCTGCCCCTCTACGCCGCTGAAGGCTGCGGCAGCCCGGCGATCACCGCCGTAGCTCCTGATGGCATTGATGCCGAGAGCCTGCGCAAGAAGGTGAAGGAACGCTTCGACATCCTGCTGGCTGGCGGCCAGGACCACCTCAAGGGCCACGTGTTCCGCATCGGCCACCTGGGCTTCGTCTGCGATCGCGACGTGCTCACCGCCGTGGCCGCCATCGAAGCGACCCTGCAGGAGCTCGGCCTGCACAAGGGCACTCCTGGTGCCGGTGTGGCCGCCTGTGCGGCCGCCCTGGCCAGCTGA
- a CDS encoding AbrB family transcriptional regulator, giving the protein MTPIQRPCCAVERPRSQHTTPRAASRLEPFPRLAAMSPPLQLLAYLAAGLAGGLLALRSGIPAAPLAGALLGAGLLSLSGRLEAASWPSGTRTALEIGIGTVIGTSLSATALGELKQLWKPAVLITVTLVVAGLLVGVCCSRLLGLDPLVALLGAAPGGISGMSLAGDELGVGAPVAVLHAVRLITVLLVLPVVLRLLLASGITPPPPG; this is encoded by the coding sequence ATGACACCGATTCAGCGGCCATGCTGCGCAGTCGAGAGGCCCCGATCACAACACACAACCCCACGGGCAGCCAGCAGACTTGAACCGTTCCCACGGCTGGCTGCCATGAGCCCACCCCTGCAGCTGCTGGCGTATCTGGCGGCCGGCTTGGCGGGCGGGCTGCTGGCCTTGCGCTCTGGCATCCCCGCCGCCCCCCTGGCAGGGGCCCTGCTGGGGGCTGGCCTACTCAGTCTCAGCGGCCGACTGGAAGCCGCCAGCTGGCCGAGCGGCACGCGCACCGCCCTCGAAATAGGCATCGGCACGGTGATCGGCACCAGCCTCAGCGCCACGGCCCTGGGCGAACTGAAGCAACTGTGGAAACCGGCCGTGCTGATCACGGTCACCCTTGTGGTGGCGGGGTTACTGGTGGGCGTGTGCTGCAGCCGCCTACTCGGCCTCGACCCGCTGGTGGCCCTGCTGGGGGCCGCACCGGGAGGCATCAGTGGCATGAGCCTGGCCGGGGATGAACTGGGCGTGGGCGCTCCGGTGGCGGTGCTGCATGCCGTGCGCCTCATCACCGTGTTGTTGGTGTTGCCCGTGGTGCTGCGGCTGCTCCTGGCGAGTGGCATCACACCGCCACCACCCGGCTGA
- a CDS encoding DUF6554 family protein: protein MVSGLPSVRAADNPSSAAGKGAQVYCFMRNSGNNHEVSWLAAYALIKRQSASLFKTSPEHAAVMITEAVVQNPGSFPDCGRYLGDLYASAAQEQQQKQQEREATSGSSNEGGATRSERYAY, encoded by the coding sequence ATGGTGAGCGGCCTGCCATCGGTTCGCGCTGCAGACAATCCCTCGAGTGCTGCCGGAAAAGGCGCTCAGGTGTATTGCTTCATGCGCAATTCAGGCAACAACCACGAAGTGAGCTGGCTGGCGGCCTACGCCCTGATCAAACGCCAGAGCGCCAGCCTGTTCAAAACCTCGCCGGAGCACGCGGCGGTGATGATCACGGAGGCTGTGGTGCAAAACCCGGGCTCCTTCCCCGACTGCGGCCGATACCTCGGTGATCTGTATGCGAGCGCAGCTCAGGAGCAGCAGCAAAAACAGCAGGAGCGCGAAGCCACCAGCGGCAGCAGCAACGAGGGCGGTGCCACCCGCAGCGAGCGCTACGCCTACTAA
- a CDS encoding DEAD/DEAH box helicase, with product MRLGASGCIEVQLPFDAVTQAQLRAVRPRGQWLARRGCWQFPLEAAGVLRQRFGGRFAVDPALQQWFVWLEQPLPPLPPHRTLVEVAELQQPLPDGRELFAHQRAAARWLLARRGAVLADAMGLGKTLTALAAARAMVRAADCRIVVVAPAGLHHHWQQEASALQLQLELLSWARLPDGLPPAGTVLIADEAHYAQNLQASRTQALLRLSRHPRVRAVWLLSGTPMKNGRPVQLFPLLAAIGHPLAADQRAFEERYCQGHWLERGGKRQWQAMGATHLEELQRLTRPLVLHRRKQDCLDLPPKQRHLLPVQLSEAEGRGFQHRLQLKVDDYRRRAEAGLVRRDAEVLAVFTALRQISADYKLPAASALVQSLMGQGEAVVVFTAFVAAAELLHSRLGGVLLTGRQPPHERQAIVDRFQAGEASLLIASFGVGGLGFTLHRARHVVLLERPWTPGDAEQAEDRCHRIGMQGTLHCHWLQLGVADQMVDDLIASKAARIEQLLSRRTLPGMVRQLLERW from the coding sequence ATCCGTTTGGGAGCCTCCGGTTGCATTGAGGTGCAGCTGCCGTTTGATGCGGTCACCCAGGCGCAGCTGCGGGCCGTGAGGCCCCGGGGGCAGTGGTTGGCACGCCGAGGTTGCTGGCAGTTCCCCCTCGAGGCCGCGGGCGTTTTGCGCCAACGCTTTGGTGGCCGTTTTGCGGTCGATCCAGCCTTGCAACAGTGGTTTGTGTGGCTGGAGCAGCCCCTGCCGCCCCTGCCACCCCATCGCACGCTGGTGGAGGTTGCGGAGCTGCAGCAGCCTCTGCCCGATGGACGGGAGTTGTTTGCCCATCAACGTGCCGCGGCGCGTTGGCTCCTGGCCCGCCGCGGCGCCGTGTTGGCCGATGCCATGGGTCTGGGCAAAACGCTCACGGCTCTGGCCGCTGCCCGAGCCATGGTGCGCGCGGCGGACTGCCGCATCGTGGTGGTGGCACCGGCCGGCCTGCATCACCACTGGCAGCAGGAGGCTTCGGCGCTCCAACTGCAGTTGGAGCTGCTCAGCTGGGCTCGCTTACCCGATGGGTTGCCTCCGGCCGGAACGGTGCTGATCGCCGATGAAGCCCATTACGCCCAAAACCTCCAGGCCAGCCGTACGCAGGCCTTGTTGCGATTGAGCCGGCATCCGCGGGTGCGGGCGGTGTGGCTGCTCAGCGGTACGCCGATGAAGAACGGCCGGCCCGTGCAGTTATTCCCGCTGTTGGCCGCCATTGGTCATCCCCTGGCTGCGGACCAACGGGCTTTTGAGGAGCGCTATTGCCAGGGGCACTGGCTCGAGCGCGGTGGCAAACGCCAGTGGCAGGCCATGGGCGCCACCCATCTCGAGGAACTGCAGCGGCTCACCCGGCCGTTGGTGCTCCATCGCCGCAAACAGGATTGTCTGGATCTGCCGCCTAAGCAGCGGCATCTTCTGCCCGTGCAGCTCAGCGAGGCCGAAGGGCGAGGCTTTCAGCACCGCCTTCAGCTCAAAGTCGACGACTACCGCCGCCGCGCTGAGGCTGGCCTGGTGCGCCGGGACGCCGAGGTGCTGGCGGTGTTCACCGCCCTGCGTCAGATCAGTGCCGACTACAAACTGCCGGCAGCCAGCGCCCTGGTGCAGAGCCTGATGGGGCAGGGCGAGGCGGTGGTGGTGTTCACCGCGTTTGTGGCGGCTGCCGAGTTGTTGCACAGCCGGCTTGGGGGCGTGCTGCTCACGGGCCGGCAGCCGCCCCACGAACGCCAGGCCATCGTGGATCGCTTCCAGGCTGGTGAAGCCAGCCTGTTGATCGCCAGCTTTGGCGTGGGCGGCCTCGGCTTCACCCTGCACCGCGCCCGCCATGTGGTGCTGTTGGAGCGTCCTTGGACGCCCGGCGACGCGGAACAAGCTGAGGACCGCTGCCATCGCATCGGCATGCAGGGCACCTTGCATTGCCATTGGCTGCAACTGGGGGTGGCCGATCAGATGGTGGATGACCTGATCGCCAGCAAGGCGGCCCGGATCGAGCAGCTGCTCAGCCGGCGGACGTTGCCCGGGATGGTGCGCCAGCTGCTGGAGCGTTGGTGA
- a CDS encoding HNH endonuclease, protein MHARDAVFLEDLCPKLRVRRWRQNLHSFTHKTCIYCGKPSESIDHVLPQSRGGLSTTENCVPACLACNGRKSDADAFEWYRRQRFYDPRRAMAIRAWTDGDLRLAMRLLQWASPRQSPPEPSSGLRLQAA, encoded by the coding sequence ATGCACGCCAGGGATGCGGTTTTCCTTGAAGATCTGTGCCCCAAACTTCGCGTTCGACGCTGGAGACAAAATCTCCACTCCTTTACACACAAGACCTGCATTTACTGCGGGAAGCCATCTGAATCAATTGACCATGTGCTGCCCCAGAGTCGCGGCGGCCTGAGCACCACAGAAAACTGCGTGCCGGCTTGCCTCGCCTGCAATGGCCGCAAAAGCGATGCCGACGCCTTTGAGTGGTACCGCCGCCAGCGCTTCTACGACCCACGCCGCGCCATGGCGATTCGCGCCTGGACCGACGGCGACCTGCGGCTGGCCATGCGGCTGTTGCAGTGGGCAAGCCCGCGCCAGAGCCCCCCTGAACCCTCAAGCGGCTTGAGACTGCAAGCAGCCTGA
- a CDS encoding NAD-dependent epimerase/dehydratase family protein, with product MTARAVNPGARVLVVGGGYSGERFARAAAARGAQVWLTRRQDNPDAAADRTDQALHWLRFDSAAEAIPALPEQLSHVLITLPPDTNGTDAALEHLLEPLRHQPLRWLGYLSTTGVYGDSQGAWVDEHSPTQPTLPRSQARLQCEQRWLGSGLPVQSFRLPAIYGPGRCPFEQLRSGQARLVHKPGQVFCRIHVDDIVGALLHATDQPEGRQPSLINVCDDAPCPSSETLGYAAHLLGCKLPEVRKFEAIAPQMSPMAMSFWADNRRVSNRLLCRELGYRLRYPSYREGFAASLREEQERSAQQP from the coding sequence ATGACCGCCCGCGCTGTCAACCCGGGGGCCAGGGTGCTGGTGGTGGGCGGTGGCTACAGCGGCGAACGCTTCGCCCGTGCTGCCGCCGCGCGCGGCGCCCAGGTGTGGCTGACCCGCCGCCAAGACAACCCCGATGCCGCAGCCGATCGAACCGACCAGGCCCTGCACTGGCTGCGCTTCGACAGCGCCGCGGAGGCGATTCCGGCCCTACCGGAGCAGCTCAGCCATGTGCTGATCACCCTGCCGCCGGATACCAACGGTACGGACGCCGCCCTCGAGCACCTGCTGGAACCACTGCGCCATCAACCGCTGCGCTGGCTGGGCTACCTCTCCACCACAGGGGTCTACGGCGACAGCCAGGGCGCCTGGGTGGATGAACACAGCCCCACCCAACCCACACTGCCCCGCAGCCAGGCAAGGCTGCAGTGCGAACAGCGCTGGCTCGGCAGTGGCCTACCGGTGCAGAGTTTCCGCCTGCCGGCGATCTACGGGCCCGGGCGTTGTCCGTTCGAGCAACTGCGCAGCGGTCAAGCGCGGCTGGTGCACAAACCGGGCCAGGTGTTCTGCCGCATCCACGTCGACGACATCGTGGGCGCCTTGCTGCACGCCACCGATCAACCCGAGGGGCGCCAGCCCTCGCTGATCAATGTGTGCGACGACGCACCCTGCCCCTCCAGCGAAACCCTGGGTTACGCCGCACACCTACTGGGCTGCAAGCTGCCGGAGGTGCGGAAGTTCGAGGCCATCGCCCCGCAGATGAGCCCCATGGCCATGAGCTTCTGGGCCGATAACCGGCGCGTCAGCAACCGCCTGCTCTGCAGGGAGCTCGGTTATCGCCTGCGCTACCCGAGCTACAGAGAAGGCTTTGCAGCCAGCCTGAGGGAGGAGCAGGAACGCAGCGCCCAGCAGCCGTGA
- the pdxA gene encoding 4-hydroxythreonine-4-phosphate dehydrogenase PdxA, which produces MLHSASPTHARRARLAVSLGDPAGIGAEVTLKALAHWPADQPTPLLVGCRRWLEGVYQQLQGCSSAALADPAAFEVLDLPLQQPLAPGEAGSASGAASFEWLTAAVQQVQSGACTALVTAPIAKHAWHAAGHHYPGQTERLAELCGGASASMLFTARSPQSGWRLNTLLATTHIPLAAVPQQLTAARIHHKLDVLLAFCQRFAPQPRLVVAGLNPHAGEAGQLGREECDWLIPALEQWRQRHPEAELIGPLPPDTCWLDAGLAWRGEQASAADGYLALYHDQGLIPVKLLAFDQAVNTSLGLPFLRTSPDHGTGFDIAGRGMARAASMRAALDTALELG; this is translated from the coding sequence ATGCTCCACTCAGCCAGCCCCACGCACGCTAGGCGGGCTCGCCTGGCGGTTTCCCTGGGTGATCCCGCCGGTATCGGCGCGGAGGTCACGCTCAAAGCGTTGGCGCACTGGCCCGCCGATCAGCCCACACCGCTGCTGGTGGGCTGCCGCCGCTGGCTCGAGGGGGTCTATCAGCAGCTTCAGGGCTGCAGCAGCGCAGCCCTCGCCGACCCGGCTGCGTTTGAGGTGCTCGATCTGCCCCTGCAGCAACCGCTGGCCCCAGGTGAAGCTGGATCGGCCAGCGGTGCCGCGAGCTTTGAATGGCTCACCGCCGCTGTGCAGCAAGTGCAGAGCGGCGCCTGCACCGCCTTGGTGACAGCCCCGATCGCCAAACATGCCTGGCACGCCGCGGGGCACCACTATCCAGGCCAAACCGAACGGCTAGCCGAGCTCTGCGGCGGAGCATCGGCCTCAATGTTGTTCACGGCCCGCTCACCCCAGAGCGGCTGGCGGCTCAACACCCTGCTGGCCACCACCCACATACCCCTGGCGGCGGTGCCGCAGCAGCTCACCGCCGCACGCATCCACCACAAGCTGGATGTGTTGCTTGCGTTCTGTCAGCGTTTCGCACCACAGCCCCGGCTGGTGGTGGCTGGCCTCAATCCCCATGCCGGGGAAGCCGGCCAGCTGGGCCGGGAGGAATGCGACTGGCTGATCCCCGCCCTCGAACAATGGCGGCAGCGACACCCTGAGGCTGAGCTGATCGGCCCGCTCCCACCAGACACCTGCTGGCTCGACGCGGGTTTGGCCTGGCGCGGCGAACAGGCCTCAGCAGCGGATGGCTACCTGGCGCTGTATCACGACCAAGGGCTGATCCCGGTGAAGCTGCTGGCCTTCGATCAAGCGGTGAACACCAGCCTGGGGCTGCCCTTTCTGCGCACCTCCCCCGATCACGGCACGGGATTCGACATCGCAGGCCGGGGCATGGCCAGGGCCGCCAGCATGCGGGCCGCCCTGGATACAGCGCTCGAGCTTGGTTAG
- the accB gene encoding acetyl-CoA carboxylase biotin carboxyl carrier protein: MQLDHNQLRDLIALLGESDIQELKLEGDDFRLELRRNLPTSQPQVVMQAAPAALPAPVAAAPATPSAAPPAAPAVRGDLVEITAPMVATFYRAPSPGDPAFVELGARINVGQTVCILEAMKLMNELESEVSGEVVEILVENGTPVEFGQVLMRVKPG, translated from the coding sequence ATGCAACTCGATCACAACCAACTGCGGGATCTGATCGCTCTGCTCGGCGAGAGCGATATCCAGGAGCTCAAGCTTGAAGGCGACGACTTCCGTCTGGAACTGCGCCGCAACCTGCCCACCAGCCAGCCCCAGGTGGTGATGCAGGCCGCTCCGGCTGCCTTGCCAGCTCCGGTGGCGGCTGCACCCGCCACGCCCTCGGCCGCACCGCCGGCTGCACCCGCTGTTCGCGGCGACCTGGTGGAAATCACCGCGCCGATGGTGGCCACCTTCTATCGCGCTCCTTCCCCCGGCGATCCGGCGTTTGTTGAGCTCGGCGCCCGCATCAACGTCGGCCAGACCGTCTGCATCCTGGAGGCGATGAAGCTGATGAACGAGCTGGAGTCGGAAGTGAGCGGCGAGGTGGTGGAAATCCTCGTGGAAAACGGCACCCCCGTGGAGTTCGGTCAGGTGCTGATGCGCGTGAAGCCGGGCTAA
- the efp gene encoding elongation factor P has product MISSNDFRTGTTIELDGQVWRVVEFLHVKPGKGSAFVRTKLKAVQSGNVVEKTFRAGETVPQAQLEKAVLQHTYMEGEDYVFMDMATYEETRLTAKQIGDQRKYLKEGMEVNVVYWNGKPLEVELPNSVVLEITETDPGVKGDTATGGTKPAIVETGAQVMVPLFLSVGEKIKIDTRTDSYLGREN; this is encoded by the coding sequence ATGATCTCGAGCAACGACTTTCGCACCGGCACAACGATCGAGCTCGATGGCCAGGTCTGGCGCGTCGTTGAATTCCTGCACGTGAAGCCCGGCAAGGGCTCCGCGTTCGTGCGCACCAAGCTCAAGGCGGTGCAAAGCGGCAACGTGGTGGAGAAAACCTTCCGCGCCGGCGAAACCGTGCCCCAGGCGCAGCTCGAGAAGGCTGTGCTCCAGCACACCTATATGGAAGGTGAGGACTACGTCTTCATGGATATGGCCACCTACGAGGAAACCCGCCTGACGGCCAAGCAGATCGGGGATCAGCGCAAGTACCTCAAAGAAGGCATGGAGGTGAACGTTGTGTACTGGAACGGCAAGCCTCTCGAGGTGGAGCTGCCCAACTCCGTGGTGCTGGAAATCACTGAAACCGACCCCGGTGTGAAGGGTGATACAGCCACCGGTGGCACCAAGCCCGCGATCGTCGAGACCGGCGCCCAGGTGATGGTGCCCCTCTTCCTGTCGGTGGGCGAAAAGATCAAGATCGATACCCGCACCGACAGCTACCTCGGCCGCGAGAACTGA